A single genomic interval of Bacillus sp. es.036 harbors:
- a CDS encoding carbamoyl phosphate synthase small subunit, which yields MKKGYLVLENGAVFEGDLIGAIEASGEVVFNTSMTGYQEIVSDPSYAGQIIVFCYPQIGNYGMNKLDSESEHLHLHGVVTGEQCEEHSHYLATGSFSNGLLQNEIPSLTGVDTRALVKMLRDYGTMKGQITAELPNNNVEWKSEKSFVPNVSVKEKTHYPGEGPHIILMDYGYKKSILTSLQSLGCAVTIMPFDTTFQEVVDLHPDGVVLSNGPGDPDALSATFETIRLISEKYPTFGICLGHQLLALAHGASTRKLPFGHRGSNHPVKHLETGKVFITSQNHGYEVVQDTLEDTGFALTFVNLNDGTVEGLKHQHYNIQSVQFHPEAHAGPSDTAFLFDAFMNQITRTGDQHYAFT from the coding sequence ATGAAAAAAGGGTATCTTGTATTAGAAAACGGAGCAGTATTTGAAGGCGATCTAATAGGGGCGATTGAAGCTTCTGGTGAAGTAGTTTTCAATACAAGCATGACTGGTTATCAAGAGATTGTATCGGATCCTTCTTATGCCGGGCAAATCATCGTCTTTTGCTACCCACAAATCGGTAACTATGGAATGAACAAACTTGATAGTGAAAGTGAACACCTTCATCTTCATGGTGTCGTAACAGGAGAGCAGTGTGAGGAACATAGTCATTATTTAGCAACAGGTTCCTTCTCAAATGGTTTATTACAGAATGAAATTCCTTCTTTAACAGGTGTAGACACACGTGCCCTCGTTAAAATGCTGCGGGATTATGGAACAATGAAAGGACAGATAACGGCTGAACTTCCTAATAACAACGTTGAATGGAAATCAGAGAAATCTTTTGTTCCAAATGTATCAGTAAAAGAAAAAACACATTATCCAGGTGAAGGGCCACATATTATTCTGATGGACTATGGGTATAAGAAATCAATTCTTACGTCACTTCAATCTTTAGGTTGCGCTGTAACAATCATGCCATTTGATACAACTTTTCAGGAAGTTGTTGACTTACATCCAGACGGAGTGGTGTTAAGTAATGGTCCTGGAGATCCTGATGCATTATCTGCAACTTTTGAGACGATCCGGCTTATAAGTGAAAAATATCCAACTTTCGGGATTTGTCTTGGCCATCAGCTTCTCGCTCTTGCACACGGGGCGTCCACTCGAAAGCTACCTTTTGGACATCGGGGGTCGAATCACCCGGTGAAGCATTTGGAGACGGGGAAAGTGTTTATCACCTCCCAAAACCATGGTTATGAAGTCGTCCAGGACACCTTAGAAGATACAGGGTTTGCGCTAACTTTTGTTAATTTAAATGATGGAACTGTTGAAGGATTAAAACATCAACATTACAACATTCAATCGGTGCAATTCCATCCTGAAGCACACGCGGGACCTTCTGATACAGCTTTTTTATTCGATGCATTTATGAACCAGATTACAAGAACAGGAGACCAGCATTATGCCTTTACGTAA